The genomic segment CTGATGATCAAGGACGGCCGCGCGCGGCTGGTGGAATACAACGTCCGCTTCGGCGACCCGGAATGCCAGGTGCTGATGCTGCGGCTCGGCGCGCAGGCGCTCGATCTGTTGATCGCTTGCGCCGAGGGGCGGCTGGGCGAGGTGCGCGCGCAATGGGCCGAGGACCATGCGCTGACCGTGGTGATGGCCGCGCGCGGCTACCCCGGCGCCTATCGCAAGGGCACGCCGATCGACGGGCTCGAGGATCTCGCCGAGGACAGCAACCACATGGTCTTCCACGCCGGCACCGCGCGGCAGGATGGCGTTCTGGTGGCCACCGGCGGGCGCGTGCTCAACGTCACCGCCCGCGGCGCGACGCTGAAAGAGGCACAGACCCGCGCCTATGACATGGTCGATGCGATCGACTGGCCCGAGGGCTTTTGCCGCCGCGATATCGGCTGGCGCGCCCTCTGAGGGCGGGCGCAGGGGGCGCTGCCCCCTCGGCCTGCGGCCTTCACCCCCGGGATATTTTCACATCGTTGAAAACGGCCGTTGTTTCAATGATGCGATAAATATCCCGGGGGGCCCGGAACGGGCGGGGGCAGCGCCCCCTCCCCGGTCTCAGCAGTTGGGCACGTTGACCGCAAGCCCGCCGAGGCTCGTTTCCTTGTAATGCTCATGCATGTCGCGGCCGGTCTGGCGCATCGTCTCGATCGCGGCATCGAGGGGCACGAAATGCGTGCCGTCGCCGCGCAGCGCGAGGCTTGCCGCCGAGATCGCCTTGATCGCGCCGAGCCCGTTGCGCTCGATACAGGGCACCTGCACGAGGCCCTTCACCGGGTCGCAGGTCATCCCGAGGTGATGTTCGAGCGCGATCTCGGCGGCGTTCTCGATCTGCTCGGGCGTGCCGCCCAGCACCGCCGCGAGCCCCGCCGCCGCCATCGCCGCGGCCGAGCCGACCTCCGCCTGGCAGCCGCATTCGGCCCCGGAGATCGAGGCATTGACCTTGATCAGCCCGCCGATCGCCGCCGCGGTGAGCAGGAACTCCCCCACCCGCGCGCGGCTCGCGCCCGGCACATGGTCGAGCCAGTAGCGGATCACCGCCGGCACCACCCCCGCCGCGCCGTTCGTCGGCGCCGTGACAACCTGCCCGCCGGCCGCGTTTTCCTCGTTCACCGCCATCGCATAGGCCGAGATCCAGTCGTTGACGGTATGGGGCGGCGCGAGGTTCATCCCGCGCTCGGCCAGAAGCGCCTCATGGATCGCCTTGGCGCGCCGCTTCACGCTCAGCCCCCCCGGCAAGATCCCCTCCGTCGCGAGCCCGCGCGAGAGGCAATCGTCCATCACCTGCCAGATCCGGGCGAGCCCCGCCTCGATCTCCGCCTCGGAGCGGAACTTGCGCTCATTGGCGCGTTTCATCGCCGCGATCGAGCGCCCCGAGCCCGCCGCCATGGTCAGCATTTCCTCCGCCGAGCGGAACGGGAACGGCACCGGCGAGGGCGCCGAGAGCGCGCGATCATCGACCGCCGCCGCCTCGGCCGCGGTCAGAACGAAGCCGCCCCCGATCGAATAATAGGTCTCCTGCAAGAGCACATCGCCCTCGGCATCGAGCGCCTCGATCACCATGCCATTGGCATGGCCGGGCAGCGCGGGGCCGTAATCGAAGACGAGATCATGGGCGGGGTCGAAGGCAAGCGCGCCGAGCCCCGGCGGGGTCAGCACGCGGGTCTCGCGGTTGGCCGCGAGCGTGGCCTCGGCGGCCTCGGCATCGTAGCTTTCGGGCACGAAGCCCGCGAGGCCGAGGATCGTCGCGCGGTCGGTCGCATGGCCCTTGCCGGTGAAGGCGAGCGAGCCATGAAGCCGCGCGCGCAGCCCATGGGCGGCAAAAGGCGAGCCGCGCAGCCGTTCGAGGAATCGCGCCCCCGCCACCATCGGCCCCATCGTATGGGACGAGGACGGCCCCACGCCGACCTTGAAAATATCAAAGACTGACAAAAACATCGCGTTCTCCCTCGCTCGCCCCAGCTTGCCCTGCCGCGCGGCGCGGCGCGGGCCGAAAAGCGACATTTTCCGCCTCAAAGGCGCTGCGCCCCCGCCGCCGGGCGCGCGGGCGCGATTCGGCCTCGCACGGGGCGGCGCGATTGCCTATAAGCGGCGCCAACTGCCTTCCACCCCTCAGGAGACGCCCATGCCCGCCGAACTCTCGCCGATCGACAAGGCCAAATTCGCAGCCGCCCGCCGCGCGGTGGACTTCGTCGAGGACGGCATGAAACTCGGGCTCGGCACCGGCTCGACCGCGGCCTGGATGGTGCGCTGCCTGGGCGAGATGGTCCGCGAAGAGGGGCTGCGGATCACCGGCGTGCCGACCTCCTCGCGCACCGCCGATCTCGCGCGCCAGGTGGGCATCAGGGTCGTCGGCCTCGACGAGGCGAAATGGCTCGATCTGACCATCGACGGCGCCGATGAATTCGACCCGGAGCTGAGCCTGATCAAGGGCGGCGGCGGCGCGCTTTTGCAAGAGAAGATCGTCGCGACCGCCTCGGACCAGATGATCGTGATCACCGATGCCGCCAAGGAGGTCGCCCAGCTCGGCGCCTTCCCGCTGCCTGTCGAGGTGGTGCCCTTCGGCTGGCAGACCACGCGCGCGCTGATCGAGGAGATGCTCGTCTCGATGGATGTGCTCGGCCGCTCGACCACGCTGCGCCTCAACGGCTCGCAGCCCTTCGTCACCGACGAGGGCAATTACATCGTCGATCTGCATCTCAACCGCATCGCCAACCCCCGCCAGCTCAGCCTCGTGCTCAACCAGATCCCGGGCGTGGTGGAAAACGGGCTCTTCATCGACATCTGCGACATGGTGATCATCGGCGGCGCCGATGGCAAGGTCGAGATCCGCGACATCAACGCCGGCACCGTGGCCCATGAGCGCATCGATTTCGCCGAGGATGAGAACATCTTCCGCGATCTCGACTGAGCCCGCCCCGCGCGCGCGGAGTTTCAGGCGCCCCCGGCCCCCCGGCGGGCGCCTTTTCATGCCCGCCGCCTTGCCCCGGCGGGGGTGGGCCGCTAAGTCTCGTGCAACAGGACGCAGGTGAGACGCGCGGCGCGCGCGGGAAGGATTGAGATGAGCTTCGACTATGACCTCTTCGTGATCGGCGGCGGCTCGGGCGGGGTGCGCGCGGCCCGCATCGCGGCGGGCGAGCATGGCGCCAAGGTGGCGCTGGCGGAAGAATACCGCATGGGCGGCACCTGCGTGATCCGCGGCTGCGTGCCGAAAAAGCTGATGGTCTTCGCCTCGCAGGGGCCGGCGCTGATCGAAGAGGCGCGCGCCTATGGCTGGCAGGCCGAGCTCGGCGGTTTCGACTGGGCGGGGTTCCGCGCGAAACTCGGCGCCGAGCTGAGCCGCCTCGAGGCGATCTATCGCCGCGGGCAGGAGGGCGCGGGCGTCACCGTCTTCGACCAGCGCGCCACCGTCGCGGGCGCGCATGAGGTGCGCCTCGCCGATGGCCGGGTGGTCAGCGCCAAACATATCCTCGTGGCGACCGGCGGGCGCCCCTTCGTGCCCGAATTCGAGGGCCGCGACCATGTCATCACCTCGAACGAGATCTTCGATCTGCCGGCGCTGCCCGGGCGCGTGCTGATCGTCGGCGGCGGCTATATCGCCTCGGAATTCGCCTGTATTCTCAAGGGGCTGGGCGCGGATGTCGTGCAATACAACCGCTCGCCCCTGCTGCGCGGGTTCGACACCGAATGCCGCGATCTGATCGTGGCGCAGATGCGCGCGCGCGGCATCGAGATCCATGAGAATATCGTCATCGACCGGATCGTGAAGACCGAGGCGGGCCTTGCCGTCCATTGCGGCGACGGCCGCGAGGAACGCTTCGACGCGGTGCTCTACGCGACCGGCCGGGTGCCCAATACCGAAGGGCTCGGCCTCGAGGCGGCGGGGGTGACGCTTGCGCGCAACGGCGCGGTGGTCGTCGATGAATGGTCGCAAACCAACATCCCCTCGATCTACGCGGTGGGCGATGTCACCGACCGCATCGCGCTGACCCCGGTCGCGATCCGCGAGGGCCATGCCTTCGCCGATACCGTCTTTGGCGCCACCCCGCGCAAGGTCGATCATGAACTCGTGGCCTCGGCCGTCTTCACCCAGCCCGAATTCGGCACCTGCGGGCTGAGCGAGGAGGCCGCGCGCGCGGCCGGCCCGATCGAGGTCTATACCTCGGCCTTCAAGCCGATGCGCGCGGGCTTTGCGGGCTCGGAGGCGCGGGTGCTGATGAAACTGGTGGTCTGCAAGGCGACGCGGCGGGTGCTCGGCTGCCATATCGTCGCGCCCGAGGCCGGCGAGATGATCCAGCTCGCCGCGATCGCGATGAAGATGGGCGCGACCAAGGAACAATTCGACGCCACCTGCGCGGTCCATCCGACGATGGCCGAAGAGCTGGTGACGATGCGAAAACCGACGCGCCACGCTTGAACGCGCGGCGATGAGTGCCCAAGTGGCAAGGGACGACACGGAAAGGTGAGGATGGCATGAGCAACAACGGCCCTTGGGGCGGTGGCGGTGACGACAAGGACCGCGAGGAGCGCCGCCCCGGCGCACGACGCCCCGGCGAGACGCCCGCGATCCCCGAGATCGAGGACATCATGAAGAAGGGCTCCGAGCAGCTGCGCGTCCTGATGGGCGGCAAGGGCGGCTCGGGCGGGCGCCCGGGCGGGCGGCCCGGCGGCGGCGTGCCCTCGGGCCCGGCGCTGACCGGCTCGACGCTCGGGCTTGCGGCGCTCGCGGTGGCGGGGCTTTGGGCCTATGCCTCGTTCTACACGGTCAAGCCCGAGGAACGCTCGGTCGAGCTGATGTTCGGCCAGTATTCCGCAATCGGCAACCCGGGGCTGAACTTCGCGCCCTGGCCGGTGGTCACCGCCGAGATCGTGCCGGTGACGCGCGAACAGACCGTCGATATCGGCACCGGCCGCGGCGGCGACATGGATACCGGGCTGATGCTCACCGGCGACCAGAACATCGTCGATATCGAGTTCCAGGTGGTGTGGAACATCACCGACCCGGCGAAATATCTCTTCAACCTGGCCGAGCCGGAGGACACGATCCGCGCGGTCTCGGAATCGGCGATGCGCGATATCATCGCGCGCTCCGAGCTCGCCCCGATCCTCAACCGTGACCGCGGCGCGATCGCGGCCGATCTGCGCCAGGCGGTGCAGGGCACGCTCGACAGCTATGGCGCGGGGATCAACATCGTGCGGGTGAACTTCAACCGCGCCGACCCGCCGCGCGAGGTGATCGACAGCTTCCGCGAAGTGCAGGCCGCCCAGCAGGAGCGCGACCGGCTCGAGAAAGAGGCCGATGCCTATGCCAACAAGGTCACCGCGGGCGCCCGCGGCGAGGCCGCCCAGCTCAAGGAAGAGGCCGAGGCTTACCGCGCGCAGATCGTGAACCGCGCGCAAGGTGACGCGGCGCGCTTCACCTCGGTCTATGACGAATATGTCAAGGCCCCCGAGGTCACCAAGCGGCGCATGTTCCTCGAGACGATGGGCAAGATCCTCGGCTCGGTCGACAAGGTGATCGTCGATCAAACGCAGGGCGGCCAGGGCGTCGTGCCCTATCTGCCGCTCGATCAGCTCAAGAAAAGCCAGACCACCGCAGGAGGGACCAACTGATGGCGCGCGCGCAATTCCTGATCCCCGCCGCGGTGGCGCTCGCCGGCGTCGCGCTCTCGTCGCTCTTCGTGGTGGATGAGCGCGAAAAGGCGCTGGTGCTGCAATTCGGTCAGGTCAAGCAGATCAAGACCGACCCGGGCCTCGGCTTCAAGCTGCCGCTGATCCAGGAGGTCGTGACCTATGACGACCGGATCCTGAGCCTGCCGACGAACCCGCTCGAAGTGACCCCGCTCGATGACCGGCGCCTCGTGGTCGACGCCTTCGCGCGCTGGCGGATCGTCGATCTGGTGAAATTCCGCGAGGCGGTGGGCGCGGGCGGCGAGACGATCGCCAAGAGCCGGCTCGACGGCATCCTGAACAACGCGATCCGCGAGGTTCTCGGCTCGGTGCCCTCGACGGCGGTGCTCTCGAACGACCGCACGCCCTTGATGAACCGGATCCGCGACCTCTCGAAACGCGAGGCGGCGGCGCTCGGTATCGACGTGGTGGACGTGCGGCTGACCCGCACCGACCTGCCCACGCAAAACCTCTCGGCCACCTACGACCGGATGCGCGCCGAGCGCGAACGCGAAGCGGCCGACGAACGCGCCCGCGGCGGCGAGGCGGCCCAACGCGTGCGCGCACAAGCCGAGCGCACCGTGGTCGAGGTCACCTCCGAGGCCCGCAAGGAGGCCGAGATCATCCGCGGCCAGGCCGATGCCGAAGCCAACCGCGTCTATGCCGAGGCCTATGGCAAGGATCCGTCCTTCTTCGCCTTCACCCGCGCTCTGCAATTCTATGCCGAGAGCATGAAGCCGGGCTCCTCCTCGCTCGTGACCCAGCCCGACAGCGTCTATTTCGACTATGATCGGTTCCTGAAATCGATCGGCGAGACCCGCTGACGCGATCCGGGGGGCGGCGCCGCGTCGCCCCCCGACCCGCCCGCGCAAGGGGGCCTTCTGCCCCCTCTGGCCTGCGGCCATTCACCCCCGAGGATATTTCGACATCGTTGAAGGCAAAGGACGACCTCCCCTCTTCAACGATGTGCAAATATCCCGAGGGGAAATGCCGAAGGCAGGGGGGCAGCGCCCCCTTGACCCGGCCGGCGTCTCACCGCAGCCTCACACCGAATTGACACTCCGCGACGGGCTTTCATTTGCGCGCCGCGGGCCTAGGGTATTTATCGAAGCTACGGCGGGCCAAAGCGCTCGTCGGGACGAAACCGGGAGCCTTGCATGATCCAGACCTTCTCCAACACCTCCCCCGCCGCCGCCGCCGCCGCCGCCGCTCTCGCGCCCGCGCGGCCGCGCGGCTTCGGTGCGATGCTGACGGCGAGCCTGCTCGCCGTGGCGCTGGCGCTCAGCCCGATCAGCCGCGCCGAGGCGCGCATCGCGCCCGAGGGCTTTGCCGATCTCGCCGAGCAGGTCAGCCCTGCGGTGGTCAATATCACCACCTCGACGATGGTGGCCGAGCCCACCGGGGGCGGTGCCTCGCCCTTCCCGCCCGGCTCGCCCTTCGATGAGCTGTTCCGCGATTTCGGCTTCCCGAACGGCCCGCAGCAGGGCCAGCCCGACGCCCCCGCGCCGCATCGTTCGAACGCGCTCGGCTCGGGTTTCGTGATCTCCGAAGACGGCTATATCGTGACCAACAACCACGTCATCGAGAATGCCGACGAGATCCAGATCGAGTTCTTCTCGGGCCAGAAGATGGATGCCAAGCTCGTCGGCACCGACCCGAAAACCGATATCGCGCTGCTCAAGGTGGAGAGCGACAAGCCGCTGCCCTTCGTCAATTTCGGCGACAGCGACAAGAGCCGTGTCGGCGATTGGGTGATGGCGGTCGGCAACCCGCTCGGCCAGGGCTTCTCGGTCTCCGCGGGGATCGTCTCGGCGCGCAACCGCGAGCTTTCGGGCACCTATGATGACTACATCCAGACCGATGCCGCCATCAACCGCGGCAACTCGGGCGGCCCGCTCTTCAACATGAACGGCGAGGTGATCGGTGTGAACACCGCGATCCTGTCGCCCAACGGCGGCTCGATCGGGATCGGCTTCTCGATGGCCTCGAATGTGGTCAAGAAGGTCGTCGATCAGCTCAAGCAATTCGGCGAGACCCGCCGCGGCTGGCTGGGCGTGAAGATCCAGGACATCACCCCCGACATGGCCGAGGCGATGGGGCTGGCGAGCGCCGATGGTGCGATGGTCTCCGAGGTGCCCGAGGGCCCCGCGAAAGAGGCCGGCATGCTGGCGGGCGATGTGATCACCTCCTTTGATGGCGGTGAGGTGAAGAGCACGCGCGACCTCGTGCGCCGCGTGGCCGATGCGCCGGTGGGCGAAGCGGTGCGGGTGATCGTGCAGCGCGGCGGCAAGTCGGAGACGCTGCTCGTCACGCTTGGCCGGCGCGAGCTGGCCGAGGGCGAGGCGGCGCCGGCGGCGGCAGCCAAGCCGCAAGCCGATGAAGAGGCGGTTCTGGGCATGACCGTGGTGCCGCTCAGCGACGAGATGATCGCCGAGATGGGCCTGCCCTCGGGCGCCAAGGGCGTGGTGATCAAGGATCTCGCCGAGACCAGCGACGCCTTCGACAAGGGCTTGCGCCCGGGCGATCTGATCACCGAGGCCGGTCAGCAGCCCGTCGCCTCGCCGGCCGATCTGGCCGCGCAGGTGGCGGCGGCCAAGGAGGGCGGGCGCAAATCGGTGCTGCTCCTGATCCGGCGCGGCGGCGAGCCCCGCTTCGTGGCGCTCTCGGTCGAGTGACGCCCGCCTCCCGGTCCGATCTCGAAAGGCGCCCCGCGGGGCGCCTTTTCATTTGCCGTCGAGCCAGGCGATCAGGCCGAGCTCCTGCGCGCCGCGCAGCGACAGCGTCGCGCTGTCGAGCCCGCGCGGCGCCTGATAGGCGCGGATCGCGCGATGGGTGGGCTCATCGAGCACGCCGGTGACCGGGCCGCGATAGAGCCCGCGCGCGGCGAGCGCACGCTGCAAGGTGGCGACGATCTCGGGCGTCAGATCGGCCGCACAGGGCGCGGCGAACCACCACTCCGCCCGCGGCGAGACGATCTTCTGATGGGTCTTGGTGCGATAGGTCGCCGGGCGCAGGATCTCGCCGGTGGCCGGATCGCGCTTTTCGGCGGCGACCAGCACCTGCTCGGTCTCCGTCTCGACCACCGCGGGCCGGGTCTGGCGCGCAAAACAGCCCTTCTCGCCGGGCTGCGGCCCCTCGGCGCGCCATTGCGCCGCGAGCGTCGGCGCCACCGGCCCCTCGGCGACAGGCCCCGGCGCGCATCCGCCAAGCGCCACCGCGCCCGCCACCATCGCCCCGATCCCCCAGTCCCTGCCGCGCATCGCCCTGCCCCGCTGATCAAACCGCGTCACCCTAGCGGCTTTCGCGCCCGCGCGGAAGGGCTCCAAACCCCGGCCCAAACCCGGCCCCAAAACCGCGCCCGGCGCGGCAAAGGCGCCTCTGGCCAAGCGCGCCCCCTTGGCCTACATCTGGACGAGACATCTCCCCTGGGCCTGCAAAACGGAAAGCAAATCATGGCGAAGATCATCTATATCGAACACAACGGCACCCGCCACGAGGTCGAGGTGAAACCCGGCGCGACGGTCATGGAAGGCGCGCGTGACAATGGCGTGCCCGGCATCGACGCCGATTGCGGCGGCGCCTGCGCCTGCTCGACCTGCCATGTCTATGTCGATGAAGCCTGGGTCGAGCGGCTGCCCGCGAAGGATTCGATGGAAGAGGACATGCTCGATTTCGCCTGGAACCCGAACCCGGCGACCTCGCGGCTGACCTGCCAGATCAAGGTCACCCCGGAGATCGACGGCCTCGTCGTCCATATCCCCGAAAAACAGATCTGATCGCGACAGGCCGCCCCGGGGCGGCCTTTCACTTGAGCTGGCTGTCCTTCGAGCCGCGCCGGTTGATGCCGCCCCGCGCCGCCGCGCGGCCCTTGTCACGCGCCTGCTGACAGGCCACGCAAAGCTTCACCCCCGGGATCGCGGCGCGCCGCGCCGGCGGGATCTCCTCGCCACATTCGGCGCAATCCTCGAGGCTCTCGCCCACCAGCTCGCGCCGCGCCTGCAGCCGCTTGAGCTCATCGGCGATCGAAGCGTCGATCTGTTCATTCACCGCGCCATCGCGCGCCCAGCCACCGGCCATGCATCGGGTCTCCTTTGCGCCCATGCTAGGCGCCCGTTCCGCCCGCGTCCAGCCCGCCGCCTATCGGAAACTTGCGTCGCATTTGCGACCGAAGTCACGCCGCTTTTCGCCGCCCGCCGGTCGGTTCCGGATGGCCAATCGCGTGCCATCCCGGCAAATCTGGCGCCAGATCTTCCGCCGCAAGGCCCGAAAAGGAACCCAGATGAGCTCCTACGTCCTCACCGTGCAATGCCCCACCACCCGCGGCATCGTCGCGGCCATCGCCAATTACCTCGCCGATCAGGGCTGCAACCTGACCGATTCGCATCAATATGACGACGAGCTGACCGGCCGTTTCTTCATGCGCGTGAGCTTCACCTCGGAAACCGGCGCGGGCCTCGCGGCGCTGCAAAAGGGCTTCACCCCGATCGCCGAGACCTTCGACATGGATTGGGCGATCTACGATCAGGGCGCGAAGATGAAGGTGCTGCTGATGGTGTCGAACTTCGGCCATTGTCTGAACGACCTACTCTACCGCTGGCGCATCGGCGCGCTGCCGATCGAGATCGTGGGCGTGGTGTCGAACCACATGACCTATCAGAAGGTCGTGGTGAACCATGACATCCCCTTCCACCACATCAAGGTGACCAAGGAAAACAAACCCGAAGCCGAGGCGCGTCTGCTGGCCGTGGTCGAGGAGTCGGGCGCCGAACTCGTGGTTCTGGCGCGCTACATGCAGATCCTGTCGGATGCGCTGTGCCAGAAGATGTCGGGCCGGATCATCAACATTCACCACTCGTTCCTGCCGTCGTTCAAGGGCGCGAACCCCTACAAACAGGCCTATGAACGCGGCGTGAAGCTGATCGGCGCGACCTCGCATTACGTCACCGCCGACCTCGACGAAGGCCCGATCATCGAGCAAGATACTGTCCGCATCACCCACGCCCAGAGCCCCGACGATTACGTCTCGCTCGGCCGCGATGTGGAAGCCCAGGTGCTCGCCCGCGCGATCCACGCCCATGTGCAACACCGCTCCTTCCTGAACGGCAACAAGACGGTGGTCTTCCCCGCCTCGCCCGGCTCCTACGCCTCCGAACGGATGGGCTGACCCCCGCGGGTCAGGGGGGGGCGCTGCCCCCCGCCCGTTCCGGGCTCCCCCCGGGATATTTATGGCAAGATGAAGTGCGGCCCTTTCATCTTGCTCCAAATATCCCGGGGGTGAATGCCGAAGGCAGAGGGGGCAGCGCCCCCTGCGCGCCCCTCCACGAGCCCCCGGAAGAAATCGGCGCGCGGCCGAAAAACACCGCGCGGAGGGTCGCTTTCGGGATGGACGCGCCCCGCGCATCGGGTGACAAGACCGCATGAGCGAACAGGATCGGATCTTCCCCGGCATCGCGCTGATGCTCGGGTTTTGTATCATCGCGCCCCTCATCGATGTTGCCTCGAAACTCGCGGCGCAATCGGTGCCGGTGGGCACGGTGACCTTGGGGCGGTATCTGGTGCAGGCGGCGCTGATGGCGCCGATCGTGCTGGCGATGCGGCTCAGTTGGCGGGTCAGCCGGCATGCGGGGTGGCTGCTTCTCGCGCGCTCGGCGGTGTCGATCGTGGCGACCTATTGTTTCGTGGCGGCGGTGCAGGTGATGCCGATTGCCGATGCGCTGGCCATCGCCTTCGTCGAGCCCTTCGTGATCTTGCTGATCGGGCGGTTCTGGATGGGCGAGGAGGTCGGGCCGCGCCGGCTGGCGGCCTCGGTCGTGGGCTTCATCGGCGCGCTCTTCGTGATCCAGCCCTCCTTCACCACCTTTGGCGCGGTGGCGCTCTTCCCGCTCGGCACGGCGGTCTGTTTTGCGCTCTATATCCTGCTCACCCGCGCGCTTTCGCGCCACATGCACCCCGTCACGATGCAGCTCCATACCGCGCTCGTCGCCGCCGTGCTCTGCCTGCCGCTTCTCGGCCTTGGCACCGCGGCCGGGCTCAAGGAGCTCTCCTTCGCGCAGCCCACCGGCATCTTCTGGCTGTGGTGCTTCTGCGTCGGGCTCGCCTCGACGGTCAGCCACATGTCGATGACCTATGCGCTCAAGCTCGCCCCCTCGACGACGCTCGCGCCGCTGCATTATTTCGAGATGCTGACCGCGACGCTCTTCGGCTTCCTCGTCTTTGGCGATTTCCCGAACGCGCTCACTTGGATCGGCATCGCGATCATCACCGGCTCCGGGCTCTACCTCATCCACCGCGAGCGGGTGACAGCCCGAGCCCGCAAAGCGCCGCCCGCAGAGCCGCTTTCGGCAGCAGAACCAACGCCGCTCCGCTGATCTCGAGGGTCACGGGCCCGAGCGCCTCGTTCGAGGTGCCGACCCGCCCCGCGGGGTCGAAGGCGAGCCCCTCGATCGGCCAGCGCAGCCCCGTCGAGCGCCCGCTCACCGGCCCGAAGGGAAACAGCGACACCCGCGTGCCCGGCCCGAGATCGAGCGCAAGCCGGGGCGGCGCGCGGAAGATCACCTCCTCCTCGCCGATCAGGATCACCGGGCGCGGCTCCTGCACGATATCGCTGAGCGTGGCGAGCGTATGGTCGAGCCGCAGCCCGGTGAAGCCGAGCCCGAGGAAAAACGGCGCCGCGACATGGGCGAGGCATTTGCCGAAATCGGTGCTGTCTTGCTCGGCCACCGGATGCACCCGCGCCCCGAGCCGCGCGCGCGCGCCCTCCGAGAGGCTGTCGAGATCGCCGATCACCGCCGCGGGGGTGATCCCCATGCCGAGCGCCGCATCGCCGCCGCCGTCCGCCGCCACCAGCCGCGGCGCGATTGTCAACGCCGCGTGGACATCCGCCGCCGCCACGGCCCCCCCGCCAAGCAGCGTTACACCGGTGTCAGACTGGACAATAGGCGTTTTCATACGCCATTTGATGCCAATTGCGGCAAAGAAACACAATCAAACTCGATAAAATTCCCCGCATTTGCCTTTTTTCGTTCACGCTAAAGCACCAGTTTACCTCGAATGTGGGCGCAATGAGGTTCAATAGGAAAGCGAGCGGGCCAATGGTTGGAGCGAGTAAAATCCTCACCGTGTCCTACGGGACGTTCTCGTGCACCCTCGAAGGGTTTGACGAGCCGTTCAACACGATGAAGGCAATCGCGGAATATTTCCGCGACCTGGCGGCCGACGAC from the Rhodobacter xanthinilyticus genome contains:
- a CDS encoding DMT family transporter, whose product is MSEQDRIFPGIALMLGFCIIAPLIDVASKLAAQSVPVGTVTLGRYLVQAALMAPIVLAMRLSWRVSRHAGWLLLARSAVSIVATYCFVAAVQVMPIADALAIAFVEPFVILLIGRFWMGEEVGPRRLAASVVGFIGALFVIQPSFTTFGAVALFPLGTAVCFALYILLTRALSRHMHPVTMQLHTALVAAVLCLPLLGLGTAAGLKELSFAQPTGIFWLWCFCVGLASTVSHMSMTYALKLAPSTTLAPLHYFEMLTATLFGFLVFGDFPNALTWIGIAIITGSGLYLIHRERVTARARKAPPAEPLSAAEPTPLR
- the purU gene encoding formyltetrahydrofolate deformylase, coding for MSSYVLTVQCPTTRGIVAAIANYLADQGCNLTDSHQYDDELTGRFFMRVSFTSETGAGLAALQKGFTPIAETFDMDWAIYDQGAKMKVLLMVSNFGHCLNDLLYRWRIGALPIEIVGVVSNHMTYQKVVVNHDIPFHHIKVTKENKPEAEARLLAVVEESGAELVVLARYMQILSDALCQKMSGRIINIHHSFLPSFKGANPYKQAYERGVKLIGATSHYVTADLDEGPIIEQDTVRITHAQSPDDYVSLGRDVEAQVLARAIHAHVQHRSFLNGNKTVVFPASPGSYASERMG
- a CDS encoding thiamine diphosphokinase, which produces MKTPIVQSDTGVTLLGGGAVAAADVHAALTIAPRLVAADGGGDAALGMGITPAAVIGDLDSLSEGARARLGARVHPVAEQDSTDFGKCLAHVAAPFFLGLGFTGLRLDHTLATLSDIVQEPRPVILIGEEEVIFRAPPRLALDLGPGTRVSLFPFGPVSGRSTGLRWPIEGLAFDPAGRVGTSNEALGPVTLEISGAALVLLPKAALRAALCGLGLSPARGG
- a CDS encoding DksA/TraR family C4-type zinc finger protein, whose product is MAGGWARDGAVNEQIDASIADELKRLQARRELVGESLEDCAECGEEIPPARRAAIPGVKLCVACQQARDKGRAAARGGINRRGSKDSQLK